A stretch of Rhodothermus profundi DNA encodes these proteins:
- a CDS encoding SusC/RagA family TonB-linked outer membrane protein, with amino-acid sequence MRNGLLFLFGCLLWTTTAQAQPATLQGRVLDARTGEPLPGANVVIPSLMRGAATDVEGRYRIEDLPAGTYEVVARFIGYREGRLVVTLQPGATVTQDITLEEDLLQLDEVVVTGQGTSVARRKLATDVAVLTTRDIEEAPVLSVDQLLQGRVAGATIRLQSAQPGQAALIDFRGITSVIGSQTPVIYIDGIRVDTELGTSFSLGGELTSALAELITSDIERIEITRGGAASTLYGSDAASGVIQIFTKRGQAGRSTVTIRTELGFDQPETRFLKDTGFSFPQTREDPNDPNYGKTSFIRDHFLKNGFYQNYYVGFSGGSPTFTYNVSGRLQHDTGVQPKNENTLYALRANLQARVRPELEVSFSGSYVRSQFQRLFNGQSIFDPLTTFEVGDALFFSGAETFEEALRIFLLPDVNEGVHRFTAGSTIRFTPSPLFSTRLTVGIDMRANEQRVFLPIEFEPVSGDRGELSRYNRDFSVVTLEYVGTINYPQLGPVSSTFTFGVQGFREDESIITATGTTFALPGTEDLDEAATVTAEETRTQIFNGGIFFQEQLSFFDRLFLEAGLRLDGNSAFGKDVGLQAYPKIGISYNIHDEPFWRGTLARYISVLKLRAAYGETGKFPSPFARDVTFQATPFRGESAPRFDNPGNPELKPERTATLEAGFDALLLQNRLSLNVTFYRARTSDALLYVPEQPVTGKGTQLRNVGVIENTGIELAAEVYVFNRRDLQWSIGLSYHGFRNRMVDMGGAPPFAIFEPWQRVEEGHPVGEWYVTVPIDTNGDGLPDDSEFQFIGKTPYPTKTGSISTTLSLFDNRLQFYALADWATGSLVADYGSAWASFNGIERTVFPTRYDLNGNEIGKFRYREAFIALLKNGDYLKIRELSLRYSIPRTLLQNLPVQRASVTFSVRNVYTFAKQDLVDPELAGWAAPGDLQLGGVQSITLSPPRQFRFAVQVTL; translated from the coding sequence ATGCGAAACGGTTTACTGTTCCTTTTCGGTTGCCTGCTCTGGACAACAACCGCTCAGGCACAGCCTGCTACCTTGCAGGGCCGCGTGTTGGACGCACGGACAGGTGAGCCGCTGCCGGGCGCCAATGTGGTCATTCCTTCTCTGATGCGCGGAGCGGCTACAGATGTGGAAGGCCGCTATCGCATTGAAGATCTGCCGGCCGGCACCTATGAGGTGGTTGCACGCTTCATAGGATATCGTGAGGGCCGGCTTGTGGTCACGTTGCAACCGGGAGCTACCGTTACGCAGGACATTACGCTGGAAGAAGATCTGTTGCAACTGGACGAGGTAGTGGTAACGGGTCAGGGAACCAGCGTGGCGCGCCGCAAGCTCGCGACTGATGTAGCGGTATTGACAACGCGCGATATTGAGGAAGCGCCGGTGCTCTCGGTCGATCAATTGCTGCAGGGACGCGTGGCCGGTGCCACAATTCGGTTGCAGAGTGCCCAGCCGGGCCAGGCTGCCCTGATTGATTTCCGAGGCATCACAAGCGTCATTGGTAGCCAGACTCCCGTCATCTACATCGATGGCATTCGCGTTGACACCGAGCTGGGCACCAGCTTCAGCCTGGGAGGCGAACTGACCTCGGCACTGGCTGAGCTAATTACCAGCGACATTGAACGCATTGAAATCACACGAGGAGGAGCCGCAAGCACGCTCTATGGATCGGACGCTGCCTCCGGCGTTATCCAGATCTTTACGAAGCGCGGACAGGCCGGTCGCTCCACGGTTACGATTCGCACCGAGCTGGGCTTCGACCAACCGGAGACCCGTTTTCTCAAAGATACCGGCTTTTCGTTTCCCCAAACGCGCGAAGATCCTAACGACCCGAACTATGGCAAAACCAGCTTTATTCGCGACCACTTTCTGAAAAACGGGTTCTATCAGAACTACTACGTAGGCTTTTCGGGTGGCTCGCCAACATTTACGTACAATGTAAGTGGACGCCTGCAACATGATACCGGCGTGCAGCCCAAAAACGAAAACACCCTGTACGCGCTGCGGGCCAACCTGCAGGCCAGGGTTCGCCCCGAGCTGGAGGTTTCGTTTTCGGGCTCGTATGTACGCTCTCAGTTCCAGCGGCTTTTCAACGGCCAGTCCATTTTCGACCCGCTGACTACTTTCGAAGTAGGCGACGCCCTGTTCTTTAGCGGCGCCGAAACCTTTGAAGAGGCGCTGCGCATCTTCCTGTTGCCCGACGTTAACGAAGGGGTTCACCGGTTCACTGCCGGCTCGACGATTCGGTTTACGCCATCCCCTCTGTTTAGCACCAGGCTAACCGTGGGTATCGACATGCGCGCCAACGAACAGCGCGTGTTTTTGCCCATTGAGTTTGAACCGGTGTCGGGAGACCGCGGCGAACTAAGCCGCTACAACCGCGATTTCTCCGTCGTAACGTTGGAATATGTGGGGACGATCAACTATCCCCAGCTTGGCCCTGTCTCCTCAACGTTTACGTTTGGCGTGCAGGGCTTTCGCGAGGATGAAAGCATCATCACTGCCACGGGAACAACCTTCGCCCTGCCTGGCACCGAAGATCTGGACGAAGCGGCCACGGTTACAGCCGAAGAGACCCGCACCCAGATCTTCAACGGCGGCATCTTCTTCCAGGAACAGCTTAGCTTCTTTGACCGGCTGTTTCTGGAGGCCGGCCTGCGACTGGATGGCAACAGCGCTTTCGGTAAGGACGTAGGTCTACAAGCTTATCCCAAAATCGGGATTTCCTACAACATTCATGATGAACCCTTCTGGCGAGGTACCCTGGCCCGCTACATCTCGGTTTTGAAGCTGCGGGCCGCTTATGGAGAGACAGGAAAGTTCCCCTCCCCCTTTGCACGGGACGTCACCTTCCAGGCTACTCCCTTCCGAGGCGAAAGCGCTCCCCGCTTCGACAATCCGGGCAACCCTGAACTAAAGCCCGAACGCACCGCAACGCTGGAAGCAGGGTTTGATGCGCTGCTGCTTCAGAATCGACTCAGCTTGAACGTGACATTTTACAGAGCGCGCACGAGCGATGCCCTGCTTTACGTGCCCGAGCAACCTGTAACCGGCAAAGGTACCCAGCTACGCAACGTGGGCGTTATCGAAAACACGGGCATCGAACTGGCTGCCGAAGTGTACGTGTTCAACCGCCGGGACCTGCAATGGTCGATTGGACTTAGCTACCATGGCTTCCGAAACCGGATGGTCGACATGGGGGGAGCTCCACCTTTTGCCATCTTTGAACCCTGGCAGCGCGTTGAAGAGGGCCATCCGGTCGGAGAGTGGTACGTAACGGTGCCTATCGACACCAACGGAGACGGCTTGCCGGACGATTCGGAGTTCCAGTTTATTGGGAAGACGCCTTATCCTACCAAAACAGGATCCATCTCGACCACCCTGTCGCTGTTTGACAACCGGCTGCAGTTCTATGCACTGGCCGACTGGGCTACTGGAAGCCTCGTGGCCGACTATGGAAGCGCCTGGGCTTCGTTCAATGGCATTGAACGCACGGTCTTTCCCACGCGCTATGACCTCAACGGTAATGAGATTGGCAAATTCCGCTACCGGGAAGCATTTATTGCCCTGCTCAAAAACGGCGATTATCTCAAGATTCGTGAGCTCTCGTTACGCTACAGCATACCGCGCACCCTGCTGCAAAACCTGCCCGTGCAACGCGCTAGCGTGACCTTCAGCGTCCGCAACGTCTACACGTTCGCCAAACAAGACCTGGTTGACCCGGAACTGGCGGGCTGGGCCGCCCCCGGAGACCTCCAACTGGGAGGCGTGCAGAGCATCACCTTATCGCCGCCACGCCAGTTCCGCTTTGCTGTCCAGGTAACCCTCTAA